A genome region from Penaeus vannamei isolate JL-2024 chromosome 20, ASM4276789v1, whole genome shotgun sequence includes the following:
- the LOC138865181 gene encoding chemotaxis regulatory protein ChePep-like, with protein sequence MPEENQEVAQKPEKETQEVTLETENESQEVALESEKTQEAIAIIRDALHMTIWMVSAVDFRVVREPKKETQEVAALEPEKETQEVAALDPEETQEVAVLDPEKKETQEVTLEPEKESKEEVAEDTEKETQEVAEEPEKETQLVTLEAETETQEVAQEPEKETQEDSKPCYSRHDP encoded by the exons atgcccgaggagaaccaggaagtcgcccaaaagcccgagaaagagacccaggaagtcacccttgaaaCCGAAAACGAGAgtcaggaagtcgcccttgagtccGAGAAGACCCAGGaggctattgctattatcagagATGCGCTCCATAT GACAATATGGATGGTCTCAGCGGTCGACTTCAGGGTCGTCcgagagcccaagaaggagacccaggaagtcgccgcccttgagcccgagaaggagacccaagaagtcgccgcccttgatcccgaggagacccaggaagtcgccgtacTTGACCCCgagaagaaggagacccaggaagtcaccttagagcccgagaaggagagcaaggaa gaagtcgccgaagacaccgagaaggagacccaggaagtcgccgaagagcccgaaaaggagacccagttAGTCACCCTCGAGGccgagacggagacccaggaagtcgcccaagagcccgagaaggagacccaggaa GACTCGAAACCTTGCTATTCCAGGCATGACCCATAA